One genomic window of Candidatus Minimicrobia sp. QA0096 includes the following:
- the ligA gene encoding NAD-dependent DNA ligase LigA — protein MTPKKPRIDEIKDLLNRYSYEYYTLDKPSVSDAVYDSLMDELKKIESDHPELITIDSPTQRVGNKLLDGFQKVKHMRRMVSLSDVFDKSEVEAWIERTDKLIPGQRHEFFTDIKMDGLACALIYVDGVLSQAVTRGDSFVGEDVTNNVRTIKNVPLRLREAAGFENFLHGRTEIRGEIVMLKRDFEELNKKQKSLGLPTFANPRNLAAGTIRQLDPALVAARPLHFRGYDVIRDDGSEVPTNSFAYEALTALGISCNQQASVFDNLSDVMKFVDEWSDKRHDLPFNTDGLVVKINDREIYDNLGMVGKNPRGAVAYKYAAEEATTIVRDIVISIGRTGAATPVAVFDPVMVAGTTVQHASLHNADEIERLDIRRGDTVVIFKAGDIIPQVESVLKELRPADSEPIDYEAELKRQYPELEFVRPEGEAVYRVKGSSGPLILKRALAHFASKGALDIDTLGEKNVEVLIDNGLVGDLADIFTLTKDDLLKLDRFADISAQKLISAIADKKRPELERFLYGLGIRHIGAQTAIDLTNHFESMENLAKATIDDLRQVDGVGEIVAESVVAWFADEDNVKLLNKFTELGVVPQFNKKAGGLSGKSFVVTGTLKSMGRDAAADKIRNLGGVFQTAVSKDTTYLVAGGKVGASKLKKAEQYGTKIIDEQELLKMMSDADQ, from the coding sequence GTGACACCAAAAAAACCAAGAATTGACGAAATTAAAGACCTGTTAAATCGTTATAGCTACGAATACTACACCTTGGACAAACCGAGTGTGAGCGATGCGGTTTATGACAGTCTGATGGATGAGCTGAAGAAAATTGAATCGGATCATCCGGAACTGATTACTATTGATAGTCCTACGCAGCGAGTTGGAAATAAGCTGCTCGACGGTTTTCAAAAAGTGAAGCACATGCGCCGAATGGTTAGTTTGAGTGATGTTTTTGATAAAAGTGAAGTTGAGGCATGGATTGAGCGAACTGATAAATTGATACCGGGTCAGCGACATGAATTTTTTACGGATATAAAAATGGATGGCTTGGCGTGCGCGTTGATTTATGTCGACGGTGTATTGTCGCAAGCTGTGACACGTGGCGATAGTTTTGTTGGCGAAGATGTAACGAATAATGTTCGAACTATTAAAAACGTACCGCTTCGTCTGCGTGAAGCGGCGGGTTTTGAGAATTTTTTACATGGTCGAACAGAGATTCGTGGCGAAATTGTCATGCTGAAACGGGATTTTGAGGAGCTTAATAAAAAGCAGAAATCTCTAGGGCTGCCTACATTTGCTAATCCGCGCAATTTGGCTGCGGGAACAATTCGTCAATTAGATCCTGCGCTGGTGGCGGCGCGCCCGTTGCATTTTCGCGGATATGATGTGATTCGCGATGATGGTTCGGAAGTTCCGACGAATAGTTTTGCTTACGAGGCTTTGACGGCGCTGGGGATTTCTTGTAATCAGCAGGCTAGCGTTTTTGATAATTTGTCCGATGTGATGAAATTTGTCGACGAATGGAGCGACAAGCGTCATGATTTGCCGTTTAATACGGACGGGCTGGTTGTTAAGATTAACGATCGAGAGATATATGACAATCTCGGGATGGTGGGCAAAAATCCGCGTGGGGCGGTGGCTTATAAGTATGCAGCTGAAGAAGCTACAACGATTGTTCGGGATATAGTAATCTCTATTGGGCGAACTGGTGCGGCGACTCCGGTGGCTGTGTTTGATCCAGTGATGGTGGCGGGAACTACAGTGCAGCACGCCAGTTTGCATAACGCCGATGAAATTGAGCGTTTGGATATTCGGCGAGGCGACACTGTGGTGATTTTTAAGGCTGGCGATATTATTCCGCAAGTTGAGAGTGTCTTGAAGGAATTGCGACCTGCAGATTCTGAGCCAATTGATTATGAAGCAGAATTAAAACGGCAATATCCGGAGTTGGAATTTGTGCGACCGGAAGGTGAAGCCGTTTATCGAGTTAAGGGCTCTAGTGGTCCGCTGATTTTGAAGCGAGCTTTGGCACATTTCGCGTCTAAGGGTGCGCTTGATATTGATACGCTTGGTGAAAAGAATGTGGAGGTTTTAATTGACAACGGTTTGGTCGGCGATTTGGCGGATATTTTTACGCTTACTAAAGACGATTTGTTGAAACTGGATCGGTTTGCTGATATTTCTGCACAAAAGTTAATCTCGGCAATTGCCGATAAAAAACGCCCAGAATTAGAGCGATTTTTGTACGGTCTGGGAATCCGTCATATTGGTGCGCAAACGGCAATTGATCTGACGAATCATTTTGAGAGTATGGAAAATTTGGCGAAAGCGACGATTGATGATTTGCGACAAGTTGATGGTGTGGGTGAAATTGTTGCCGAATCTGTAGTGGCGTGGTTTGCTGATGAGGATAATGTAAAATTGCTAAATAAATTCACCGAGCTAGGTGTCGTTCCTCAGTTCAATAAAAAGGCTGGCGGTTTGAGTGGGAAAAGTTTTGTCGTCACGGGTACTCTGAAATCTATGGGACGCGACGCTGCTGCGGATAAAATTCGTAATCTCGGTGGAGTTTTTCAAACCGCAGTTTCTAAAGACACAACATATCTGGTGGCTGGTGGTAAGGTTGGTGCTAGCAAATTGAAAAAAGCTGAGCAATACGGCACGAAAATCATCGATGAGCAAGAACTATTGAAAATGATGAGCGACGCAGATCAATAG
- the htpX gene encoding zinc metalloprotease HtpX: MYNAVSQNKRNTILIMSVFVIIIGIIGLFIGAATDSYSLALVIFICAMLYAWLQYFIAGKLAMMMTGAQEISKNDAPELWRVVENLSIASGMPMPKVYIIDDPAPNAFATGRDPNHAIVGATTGLLDIMDKRELEAVMAHEMSHVRNYDIRVSMIAFGLVSAIGLFADLALRMMFYSDDRDSDVNPIVYALGLIVVILAPLLATITQLAVSRQREYLADASGVLLTRDTEGLASALEKLRQYGRPMQKQSSSTANLFMNNPLKPGFFSKLFSTHPPLEDRIARLRNNATKM; this comes from the coding sequence ATGTACAATGCAGTTTCTCAAAACAAACGCAACACAATATTAATTATGTCTGTGTTTGTGATAATTATTGGAATTATCGGTCTGTTTATTGGAGCGGCAACTGATAGCTATTCACTGGCACTCGTCATTTTTATATGTGCGATGTTATATGCTTGGCTGCAATATTTTATAGCTGGCAAGTTGGCTATGATGATGACTGGCGCTCAGGAAATTAGTAAAAATGACGCTCCTGAACTTTGGCGAGTGGTGGAAAATTTGTCTATCGCTTCTGGTATGCCGATGCCGAAAGTCTATATCATTGATGATCCAGCTCCAAATGCTTTTGCGACTGGTCGCGACCCGAATCACGCCATCGTTGGTGCGACTACTGGGCTTTTAGACATCATGGACAAGCGAGAGCTGGAGGCGGTTATGGCGCATGAAATGAGCCACGTGCGAAATTACGACATCCGCGTGAGTATGATTGCTTTTGGTCTGGTTAGCGCGATTGGTCTATTTGCAGACCTGGCGCTGAGAATGATGTTTTATAGTGACGACCGTGATAGTGATGTTAATCCTATTGTCTATGCTCTCGGGCTGATCGTGGTTATATTGGCGCCGCTTTTGGCAACGATAACTCAATTGGCGGTTAGTCGACAGCGTGAATATCTGGCGGATGCTTCGGGAGTGCTATTGACACGAGACACTGAAGGGCTGGCAAGCGCGCTGGAGAAATTGCGCCAATACGGCAGACCAATGCAAAAACAAAGCTCTTCCACTGCCAATTTGTTCATGAATAATCCTTTGAAGCCCGGATTTTTCTCAAAACTATTTAGTACTCATCCACCGCTAGAAGACAGAATTGCAAGGTTGAGAAATAACGCAACAAAGATGTAA
- a CDS encoding peptide ABC transporter substrate-binding protein, with protein sequence MSSDNSSWNRFARLKVSSKDVNKRLRKIEKGSLRHAHKFVTSRLDRLSNVRRRVSVWIILVLVMIGASAVQWHISRNSFATMAYTSGGSYSEGVLGPLENLNPIFAKTNAEKSAAKLLFSSLYRYDSTGNIKADMADSISVNDKETEYTVKLKKGLKWSDGQDLTADDVIFTLKLLANPEVGAEISGWKSIKFEKVSDDSVKFILPSSYSPFVHALTFPIIPKHILKDVKPSNLREHDFNKSPISSGPFAFRLLQNVTSDGSKKVLYLQSNSNYYGSTPKLERFQLYAYPTQDDIAKSLRTREITGTPELIYNDQSAEVKSMYTAEAHSLNNGVYALFNNNSQFLRSKAVRQALSLSVDTSKLRQSLSLSTEELSGPTLNKFLGKSSNSASYDVKKAKSLLDAEGWKSVNNVRQKGNDKLKLNVVVLKNSNYEKAARYLAQVWYDELNIESDIKVVDPNDATQNILQTVLQPRNFDVLVYELSLGGDPDVYAYWHSSQATNNGLNFSNYNNAIADDALESGRSKISAKQRADRYAKFTATWQADAPAIALYQPKFDYIHIRNVKALDASTEVVNPVDRYVDVQYWATEKKSVYKTP encoded by the coding sequence TTGAGCTCGGATAATTCGTCATGGAATCGTTTTGCGCGGCTAAAAGTTTCCAGCAAAGATGTCAATAAGCGTCTGCGCAAGATTGAAAAGGGGAGCTTGCGTCATGCACATAAATTCGTGACATCCAGGTTAGATCGTTTGTCTAATGTGCGACGTCGAGTTTCTGTTTGGATTATTCTAGTATTGGTGATGATTGGCGCCAGTGCGGTGCAGTGGCATATTTCTCGCAATTCTTTCGCGACAATGGCGTACACTTCTGGCGGATCATATTCTGAGGGTGTGCTGGGTCCTTTAGAGAATCTAAATCCGATTTTCGCAAAAACCAATGCTGAAAAATCCGCCGCGAAATTGCTATTTTCAAGTTTGTATCGATATGACTCAACGGGCAATATAAAGGCTGACATGGCGGACAGCATCAGCGTGAACGATAAAGAAACTGAATATACGGTTAAGCTGAAGAAGGGATTGAAGTGGTCAGACGGGCAAGATCTAACGGCGGACGATGTAATTTTTACGTTGAAGTTATTAGCGAATCCAGAAGTTGGAGCTGAGATATCTGGCTGGAAGTCTATAAAATTCGAGAAAGTGTCTGATGACTCGGTGAAGTTTATCTTGCCGTCGTCATATTCGCCGTTTGTCCACGCTTTGACGTTCCCGATTATTCCTAAGCATATATTAAAAGATGTTAAGCCGTCGAATTTACGTGAACATGATTTTAATAAGTCGCCTATATCCAGCGGTCCATTCGCCTTTAGGTTGTTGCAGAATGTAACGAGCGATGGCAGTAAAAAAGTGCTATATTTGCAGTCGAACAGCAATTATTATGGCAGCACGCCTAAGTTAGAGCGATTCCAGTTGTACGCGTATCCGACGCAGGATGATATTGCGAAAAGTTTGCGTACGCGAGAAATTACAGGAACTCCAGAATTGATTTATAACGATCAATCCGCCGAGGTAAAATCTATGTATACCGCAGAAGCGCATTCTTTGAATAACGGAGTTTACGCGCTGTTTAATAACAACAGTCAGTTCTTGCGATCAAAAGCTGTTCGTCAAGCTTTGTCGCTCAGTGTCGATACGTCCAAACTACGTCAATCTTTGTCATTGTCTACGGAAGAGCTATCTGGTCCAACGCTTAATAAATTCCTAGGAAAAAGCTCGAACTCTGCTAGCTATGATGTTAAAAAAGCGAAATCTCTACTGGATGCTGAGGGCTGGAAGAGTGTGAATAATGTTCGCCAGAAGGGAAATGATAAGTTAAAGCTCAACGTAGTCGTTTTGAAGAATAGCAATTACGAAAAGGCTGCCAGATACTTGGCTCAAGTTTGGTATGACGAGCTGAATATAGAATCGGATATTAAAGTTGTCGATCCAAATGATGCCACTCAAAATATTCTTCAGACAGTTTTGCAGCCGCGCAATTTTGACGTGCTGGTTTATGAGCTCTCCTTGGGCGGCGACCCTGATGTTTACGCCTATTGGCATTCTTCACAGGCAACCAACAATGGTTTGAATTTCTCTAATTACAATAATGCGATAGCGGACGATGCTCTGGAAAGTGGTCGATCTAAAATCTCAGCGAAGCAACGCGCTGATCGTTACGCGAAGTTTACTGCCACTTGGCAAGCAGACGCCCCAGCGATTGCCTTGTATCAGCCGAAGTTTGACTATATCCATATTCGGAACGTTAAAGCCCTCGATGCAAGCACCGAAGTTGTCAATCCCGTCGATCGCTATGTTGATGTTCAATATTGGGCGACAGAGAAAAAGTCCGTTTACAAAACCCCGTAA
- a CDS encoding NUDIX hydrolase, with amino-acid sequence MSRKGSIVGEMFSSFGRAIFRGIACVISLIFRIIPQKDRVRVIVYRDDGDILLVKNRFSRQKWALPGGGVKHNESYEQATVRETLEEVGLKIHNLRYLGKANSHESYAKFSVRVFAAHASNYDIKCNFEIMEARWLNMNYLPKEYYALYANKRQ; translated from the coding sequence ATGTCTCGCAAAGGATCGATAGTTGGCGAGATGTTCAGTTCATTCGGGCGGGCAATTTTTCGTGGAATTGCATGCGTCATATCGCTAATTTTTAGGATTATACCGCAGAAGGACCGCGTGCGGGTGATTGTTTATCGTGATGATGGTGATATTTTGCTGGTCAAAAATCGTTTTAGCCGCCAAAAGTGGGCTTTACCGGGAGGCGGGGTGAAGCATAATGAGAGTTATGAACAGGCTACCGTTAGAGAAACCTTGGAAGAAGTTGGATTAAAGATACATAATCTGCGATATCTCGGAAAAGCTAATTCTCATGAATCATATGCCAAATTTTCAGTTCGAGTTTTTGCGGCGCACGCGTCTAATTATGACATAAAATGTAACTTTGAAATAATGGAAGCCCGGTGGCTTAATATGAATTATCTTCCCAAAGAATATTACGCTTTGTATGCTAATAAGCGTCAGTAG
- a CDS encoding phage holin family protein translates to MKRQFATFLIRLILNSVGIWVAVRLLGNETPGATSVWTFMIAGLIFSVVNSVLKPIVTILALPAILLTLGLFTLIVNGFMVYISLALAPGISMTFAHSIIAGIILSLVNYIISSALVLQREEKE, encoded by the coding sequence ATGAAAAGACAATTTGCAACGTTTTTGATTCGGCTGATTCTTAACTCGGTAGGTATTTGGGTTGCAGTGCGGCTACTTGGAAATGAAACTCCGGGCGCAACTTCTGTGTGGACGTTTATGATAGCGGGGTTGATATTTTCGGTAGTGAATAGCGTATTGAAGCCAATTGTTACAATTTTAGCTCTGCCAGCAATTCTACTGACTTTAGGACTGTTCACCTTAATTGTGAACGGCTTTATGGTTTATATCTCGCTCGCTTTGGCGCCAGGAATTTCTATGACTTTTGCGCATTCAATTATTGCCGGGATTATATTGAGTTTGGTAAACTATATTATAAGTAGCGCGCTGGTTTTGCAGCGGGAAGAAAAGGAGTAA
- a CDS encoding glutamate ligase domain-containing protein has translation MVTVSKKREEKLAKLVREFFAVHPDVKLVAITGSAGKASAKIAIGTVLAQQFDIQLRNEEPKTKADVFLQMMGVKMPEKGLFKWWKVMRAVKKRIKAEKPEVQVIVQEFNPKELGYNDWFKAYVVPDITVVTSVTNGRMQVEYSLEEVANEMISLANFSRMAMINRDDIDGRFASFLTNPNITTYGSDPVAEYNFDDRNFSLKDGHHGFIMSPENPNGLEVNVKLIGEHNIRPAIVAAAIGYAFGETEDNIKKGIENLRPLPGRMNLLKGADNTWLIDDSYSSTPLTALAALQSLYRIETPQRIAVLGNMNGLKGIFEQAHAELGSHCSPDLLDWVVTVGEKANQYLAPAARQKGCQVKECKNAIEAGSFVRDKLKSEGVALFKGSSGGVWLEESIKINLHSTEDDKYLVRQTPEWIARKNQFFSQFKD, from the coding sequence ATGGTTACTGTTTCAAAAAAAAGGGAAGAAAAACTAGCAAAATTAGTGCGAGAATTTTTTGCTGTTCATCCAGATGTGAAGCTTGTGGCAATAACTGGTAGTGCCGGAAAGGCTAGCGCAAAAATAGCTATCGGTACGGTTTTGGCGCAACAATTTGATATTCAACTTCGCAATGAAGAGCCGAAGACGAAAGCTGACGTTTTCCTTCAGATGATGGGCGTGAAAATGCCTGAAAAAGGCTTGTTCAAATGGTGGAAAGTGATGCGCGCCGTAAAGAAGAGAATTAAGGCCGAAAAACCGGAAGTTCAGGTAATTGTTCAGGAATTTAATCCAAAGGAACTTGGCTATAACGATTGGTTTAAGGCTTATGTTGTGCCAGATATTACGGTTGTAACTTCTGTGACGAATGGTCGAATGCAGGTTGAATATTCCCTGGAGGAAGTGGCGAATGAGATGATTTCGTTGGCGAATTTCTCGCGAATGGCGATGATAAATCGCGATGACATCGACGGGCGTTTTGCTAGTTTTTTGACGAATCCTAATATCACTACTTACGGAAGTGATCCTGTGGCGGAGTATAATTTTGACGATCGTAATTTTTCCCTGAAAGATGGACATCACGGCTTTATTATGTCGCCAGAAAATCCTAATGGATTAGAAGTCAATGTTAAGCTAATCGGCGAGCACAATATTCGTCCAGCGATCGTGGCGGCGGCTATTGGGTATGCGTTTGGTGAAACTGAGGATAATATAAAAAAAGGTATAGAGAATTTGCGTCCACTGCCTGGCAGGATGAATTTGCTGAAGGGTGCGGACAATACTTGGTTGATTGATGATAGCTATAGTTCGACGCCGTTGACTGCCTTGGCGGCTTTGCAGTCTTTGTATCGAATTGAGACTCCGCAGCGAATTGCTGTGCTTGGCAATATGAATGGCTTAAAGGGGATTTTTGAGCAAGCTCACGCTGAACTTGGTTCTCATTGTAGCCCGGATTTGTTGGATTGGGTTGTGACGGTTGGTGAGAAGGCTAATCAATATTTGGCGCCGGCCGCTCGTCAAAAAGGTTGCCAGGTGAAGGAATGTAAGAATGCCATCGAGGCTGGGTCTTTCGTACGCGACAAATTGAAATCCGAAGGCGTTGCTCTGTTTAAGGGTTCAAGCGGCGGCGTATGGCTAGAGGAATCTATAAAAATCAACCTTCATAGCACTGAGGACGATAAATACTTAGTCAGGCAAACGCCGGAGTGGATTGCTAGGAAAAACCAATTTTTCTCACAATTTAAAGATTAA
- the secG gene encoding preprotein translocase subunit SecG, whose protein sequence is MSIDTILPYVTLGSAVLMIIAILLQQRGASLGAGFGSSGELFTTRRGFDKNLFDVTIVFAVIFVLSILASMILPGLQK, encoded by the coding sequence ATGTCAATTGATACAATTTTACCGTACGTGACGCTTGGATCTGCCGTACTGATGATTATCGCAATTTTGTTGCAGCAACGAGGCGCAAGCTTAGGTGCAGGATTCGGCTCGTCTGGGGAATTATTCACTACTCGTCGCGGATTTGATAAAAACTTGTTTGATGTAACTATTGTTTTTGCGGTGATTTTTGTGCTATCGATTTTGGCAAGTATGATTTTGCCGGGATTGCAAAAATAG
- a CDS encoding DUF488 domain-containing protein: MTKYKIERIYEPTASDDSYRVLVDRLWPRGISKERAALNEWNKEIAPTDELRKWFNHDPEKFPEFSRRYMKELDNNPAAAEAKNNWNKQSAVTLLYGAKDTEHNQAVVLKKWLED, encoded by the coding sequence ATGACAAAGTATAAAATTGAACGGATTTATGAGCCGACCGCGTCAGACGATAGTTATCGTGTGCTGGTCGATCGATTGTGGCCGCGCGGGATTAGTAAAGAACGAGCTGCATTGAACGAGTGGAATAAAGAAATTGCCCCGACCGATGAATTACGTAAATGGTTTAATCACGATCCAGAAAAATTCCCGGAATTTTCTCGCCGTTATATGAAGGAGCTGGATAATAATCCTGCGGCTGCCGAGGCGAAGAATAATTGGAATAAACAATCTGCAGTTACGCTGTTATATGGCGCCAAAGATACGGAACATAATCAGGCAGTAGTTCTCAAGAAGTGGCTGGAAGATTAG
- a CDS encoding LemA family protein, with amino-acid sequence MSPLVIVLIVTAVVLLVLVGVVIGAYNSLVVLRNRVEEAWSDITVQLKRRTDLIPNLVNSVKGYATHEKEVFEKVTEARSAIMNAGSVAETAKAENALEGALKSLFAVSEAYPELKANQNFLQLQQELVDTEDKIQAARRFYNGGVRDLNTKIQTFPTNIIAGMFGFQAKEFFDVEDRASVENPVEVKF; translated from the coding sequence ATGAGTCCATTGGTAATTGTACTTATTGTTACAGCGGTAGTTTTATTAGTACTCGTAGGAGTTGTAATCGGTGCGTACAACAGCTTAGTGGTACTGCGCAACCGCGTAGAAGAGGCGTGGAGCGACATTACTGTTCAGCTAAAGCGCCGAACTGATTTGATCCCAAATTTGGTCAACTCGGTAAAAGGTTATGCTACACACGAAAAAGAAGTGTTTGAGAAGGTCACAGAAGCTCGTTCAGCAATCATGAATGCTGGCAGCGTGGCTGAAACCGCCAAGGCTGAAAATGCCTTGGAGGGCGCGTTGAAGAGCCTGTTTGCCGTATCTGAGGCTTACCCAGAATTGAAAGCAAACCAGAACTTCTTGCAATTGCAGCAGGAATTGGTTGACACTGAGGATAAAATCCAAGCAGCTCGCCGATTCTACAACGGTGGCGTTCGCGACTTAAACACGAAGATTCAGACTTTCCCAACAAACATTATCGCGGGAATGTTTGGCTTCCAAGCTAAGGAATTCTTTGACGTTGAAGACCGTGCAAGCGTCGAAAATCCAGTTGAAGTAAAGTTCTAA
- a CDS encoding helix-hairpin-helix domain-containing protein, with translation MNQALQAKLKTLPRTPGVYFHKSASGEVIYVGKAAVLKNRVRQYFQDSRGRDNKTMALVAEIFDTDWIETESEVDALFLESEMIKRYMPRYNVLLRDDKSQMYVRIDMKSDWPTVSFTRNPADDGADYFGPFYNGFALKKALRYLRRIFPYLTHQRRPGQSKLDEDLGLSPKISDGSDAYKAGLRKLISYIKGNRKAVAVELERDMKTAAGLHDFERAASLRNKLRAMRELQRRVMFGDKEFLDISKDKALADLAKLLGLKNIPVRIEGYDISHMSGHQVVASVVVFTNGASDRAEYRKFKVGEKNDDTGNMYEVIFRRLGERNIKSWGHPDLLLIDGGKGQLSAAIKARDERGIKLPIISIAKREEEIIIHKTGSQIDVTRIEELQKSIHQDIAIYEDNDVYVVNLHPAQRNAGSHSKNLRGSAIDDGSSRDNFTKSSIATTDIVKLFQRIRDESHRFAVSYHTTLKRQNQTKNQLEEIPGIGPKTRAKLLRKFGSVKKIIEADYAELQAEVGTRKADLIKRLS, from the coding sequence ATGAATCAAGCATTGCAAGCCAAGCTGAAAACTTTGCCGCGAACGCCCGGCGTTTATTTTCATAAGTCGGCGAGCGGCGAGGTAATTTATGTTGGCAAGGCGGCGGTTCTTAAAAATCGCGTACGTCAGTATTTTCAAGATTCGCGCGGGCGAGATAATAAAACTATGGCGCTGGTGGCGGAGATTTTTGATACTGATTGGATCGAAACTGAGAGTGAGGTTGATGCGCTATTTTTGGAAAGCGAGATGATCAAGCGATATATGCCGCGATATAACGTTCTGCTGCGCGACGACAAATCTCAGATGTATGTTCGGATTGATATGAAAAGCGATTGGCCGACGGTCAGTTTTACGCGGAACCCTGCCGATGATGGTGCGGATTATTTTGGTCCATTTTACAATGGTTTCGCTCTGAAAAAGGCATTGCGCTATTTGAGGCGAATTTTTCCATATCTCACTCACCAAAGACGACCTGGTCAATCAAAGTTGGATGAAGATTTGGGCTTAAGTCCGAAGATAAGTGATGGTTCGGACGCGTATAAAGCTGGTTTGCGTAAATTGATAAGTTATATCAAGGGAAATCGCAAGGCTGTTGCTGTGGAGTTGGAGCGTGATATGAAAACGGCTGCGGGACTTCACGATTTTGAGCGGGCGGCAAGTCTGAGAAATAAGTTGCGCGCCATGCGAGAGCTTCAGCGACGCGTTATGTTTGGCGATAAGGAATTTTTGGATATTTCAAAAGACAAGGCGCTAGCTGATTTAGCGAAACTACTTGGCTTGAAAAATATTCCAGTGCGAATTGAGGGCTATGATATTTCGCATATGAGCGGACATCAAGTTGTGGCGAGTGTGGTGGTCTTTACGAATGGTGCGAGCGATCGTGCGGAATATCGCAAATTTAAGGTGGGTGAAAAAAACGACGATACTGGAAATATGTACGAGGTGATTTTTAGGCGACTTGGCGAGCGAAATATCAAAAGCTGGGGTCATCCGGATCTGTTGTTGATTGACGGCGGAAAGGGTCAACTTTCGGCGGCGATTAAGGCAAGGGATGAGCGCGGAATAAAATTGCCGATTATTAGCATCGCTAAGCGTGAGGAAGAAATTATTATTCATAAAACTGGCTCGCAAATTGACGTAACGCGCATTGAAGAGTTGCAAAAATCTATTCATCAGGACATCGCTATTTACGAAGACAATGATGTGTATGTGGTAAATTTGCATCCTGCTCAGCGCAACGCAGGATCTCATTCAAAGAATCTACGAGGCTCTGCTATTGATGACGGTTCCAGCCGGGACAATTTTACAAAAAGTTCTATTGCGACGACAGATATTGTCAAGCTTTTCCAGCGGATTCGTGACGAGTCGCACCGATTTGCTGTGAGCTATCATACAACGCTGAAGCGTCAAAATCAGACGAAAAACCAACTAGAAGAAATTCCGGGGATTGGTCCAAAGACGCGCGCTAAATTGTTGAGAAAGTTTGGTAGTGTGAAAAAAATTATCGAGGCGGATTATGCAGAATTGCAAGCAGAAGTTGGCACGAGAAAAGCAGATTTGATTAAGCGCTTGTCGTAA
- a CDS encoding HD domain-containing protein: protein MNDRQISQLEIVKTKVRQLLGGDTSGHADDHVERVALLAERFANECSESVNLQEVLLTAWLHDVDDYKLVGKTQAKKLTNAVDIMAQAEIADDLSQVVLENIAAIGYSKRLNGKQPQRLAGKLASDADMCDAIGAVGIERALTYACHHDGRIFDPKVWPNVNLAAHEYNADGNTHDTDGFINHFFEKLLKLKGLMLTEPGRIEAENRHQIMVDFLRAYFREKNAPDWSEFLEEYLRSVE from the coding sequence ATGAACGATCGACAAATTTCCCAGCTTGAAATAGTAAAGACAAAAGTTCGGCAGTTACTGGGCGGCGACACTTCAGGTCACGCTGATGATCATGTCGAGCGAGTAGCGTTGTTGGCAGAGCGTTTTGCTAACGAATGCAGTGAATCAGTGAACCTGCAAGAAGTGCTATTGACGGCTTGGCTGCATGATGTTGATGATTATAAATTAGTCGGTAAAACACAGGCGAAAAAATTGACGAACGCAGTAGATATTATGGCGCAGGCAGAGATAGCTGATGATTTAAGTCAGGTTGTGCTGGAAAATATTGCGGCGATTGGTTATAGCAAACGGCTGAACGGCAAGCAGCCGCAGCGGCTGGCGGGGAAATTGGCGTCTGACGCTGATATGTGTGATGCTATTGGTGCGGTCGGCATTGAGCGGGCGTTGACTTATGCTTGTCATCACGACGGTCGGATTTTTGATCCTAAAGTCTGGCCGAATGTCAATCTGGCGGCGCACGAATATAACGCTGATGGCAATACGCATGACACTGACGGATTTATCAATCACTTCTTTGAGAAACTGCTGAAATTGAAAGGTTTGATGTTGACTGAACCAGGACGGATAGAAGCAGAAAATCGTCATCAAATTATGGTTGATTTTCTTCGCGCCTATTTCCGCGAGAAGAATGCGCCTGACTGGAGTGAGTTTTTGGAGGAATATTTACGTAGCGTTGAATAA